The following proteins come from a genomic window of Streptosporangiales bacterium:
- a CDS encoding UTRA domain-containing protein has translation MPVSLAKDPDDGARQSGKREAAYVSIERHLWQLLADGGGVEAPLPGEIELAQRFGVSVMTVRQAYTQLVNAGAVYRVRSKGTFATPRLTDELDHMTGHGYPDAWRTQSPDVSGEVLDFGLRVPPAHIAVRFGLAEDSGLTYLERRRRVRGVPVAWDTRWLLPQVADESTAADFARTSVFGVMEEIGLRVVTMRSDIGAAICTKEYARTLECGVGEPLLTRELWCANPAGSTVITGTSLYPSSRFSFRSTTPLTELHFEDPPHTRP, from the coding sequence GTGCCGGTTTCTCTAGCGAAGGATCCCGACGACGGAGCACGACAGTCGGGCAAGCGCGAGGCGGCATACGTCTCCATCGAACGCCATCTCTGGCAGTTGCTGGCCGACGGCGGCGGCGTCGAAGCACCCCTCCCAGGTGAGATCGAGCTGGCCCAGCGTTTCGGCGTGAGCGTCATGACCGTGCGCCAGGCGTACACGCAACTCGTCAACGCGGGAGCCGTCTACCGCGTGCGCTCGAAGGGCACCTTCGCCACGCCGCGACTGACCGACGAGCTCGACCACATGACCGGGCACGGCTACCCCGACGCGTGGCGCACACAGAGCCCCGACGTGTCCGGCGAGGTCCTCGACTTCGGGCTGCGCGTCCCGCCTGCCCACATCGCCGTCCGGTTCGGCCTGGCCGAGGACAGCGGTCTGACCTACCTCGAGCGCCGCCGAAGGGTCCGCGGCGTCCCCGTCGCCTGGGACACACGCTGGCTCCTTCCCCAGGTGGCGGACGAGTCGACAGCGGCCGACTTCGCGCGCACGTCGGTGTTCGGTGTGATGGAGGAGATCGGTCTGCGCGTGGTGACGATGCGCTCGGACATCGGTGCGGCGATCTGCACCAAGGAGTACGCGCGCACGCTGGAGTGCGGGGTCGGGGAACCCCTGCTCACCCGCGAGCTCTGGTGTGCCAACCCCGCGGGGTCGACCGTCATCACCGGCACGTCGCTCTACCCGTCGAGCCGGTTCAGCTTCCGGAGCACAACGCCGCTGACCGAGCTCCACTTCGAGGATCCCCCGCACACGCGGCCGTGA